Proteins encoded in a region of the Mucilaginibacter sabulilitoris genome:
- a CDS encoding uroporphyrinogen-III synthase, whose protein sequence is MEDRKKKVKSILVTLSKPENDKNPYAELAKKLNLKIDFRSFIHVEGVPAKDFRKEKINLSDFTAVIFTSRNSADHFFRICEEMRFEVPVEMKYFCLSETIALYLQKYIQYRKRKIFFGKQTAADLAEVLKKHSAEKFLYPCSDVAAEETQRFLLENGYNFTPAVLFRTVCSDLSDLADVFYDVIAFFSPSSIQSLYKNFPDFKQNNTRIAAFGATTHKAVLEAGLILDVPAPTPAAPSMTMAIEQYVKLVNK, encoded by the coding sequence TTGGAAGATAGAAAGAAAAAGGTTAAAAGTATATTAGTTACTTTATCTAAGCCCGAAAACGATAAGAATCCGTATGCAGAACTGGCTAAAAAGCTAAACCTGAAAATTGATTTCAGATCATTCATTCATGTTGAAGGAGTTCCGGCAAAAGATTTCAGGAAAGAAAAAATAAACCTGAGCGATTTTACAGCTGTTATCTTTACCAGCCGTAATTCAGCCGATCATTTTTTCCGCATTTGTGAAGAAATGCGTTTTGAAGTACCTGTGGAAATGAAATATTTCTGCCTTTCAGAAACTATTGCGCTTTATCTGCAAAAGTATATTCAATATCGTAAACGTAAAATATTTTTTGGCAAACAAACCGCGGCCGATCTGGCTGAGGTGCTGAAAAAGCATTCGGCCGAAAAATTCCTTTATCCATGTTCTGACGTTGCAGCTGAGGAAACACAGCGCTTCCTGCTTGAGAATGGTTATAACTTTACACCCGCCGTATTGTTCCGCACTGTGTGCAGCGATCTTTCTGATCTGGCCGATGTGTTTTATGACGTAATTGCCTTTTTTAGCCCGTCAAGTATACAATCATTATATAAAAACTTTCCCGATTTTAAGCAGAATAATACCCGTATAGCCGCTTTTGGTGCCACAACCCATAAGGCCGTGCTCGAAGCAGGGTTAATTCTGGATGTCCCGGCACCAACCCCCGCCGCGCCGTCCATGACAATGGCCATTGAGCAGTATGTTAAGCTGGTTAACAAATAA
- the porN gene encoding type IX secretion system ring subunit PorN/GldN, with the protein MKKKILVVVLCLACVSGAFAQKRPAKKRTNRRPTTTQQQQPAQVAPQQSSQQDNVASQPAPDTTQRKAFDPNKPFERPLDGYYKKNNILNAKVTPLPNLRENDVVFAKRVWREIDIREKMNQYMASPKSRLIDILLNAISAGELTAYDPTPTKDDPGGDAFTVPLSAGGAKSKMADSSVVDRFDKDGNKIGSELRAGEFNPDSVVKFRIKEDWVFDKQRSVFEPRIVGIAPLVKPKAGNLDLDYQPAFWVYFPEARPILATKEVVSRNSDATGLSFDDIFMKRIFTSYIVKESNDKDERIKDYAQGIDKLYESERIKKSLMDWELNLWSY; encoded by the coding sequence ATGAAAAAGAAAATTTTGGTAGTTGTACTTTGTTTAGCTTGTGTTTCGGGAGCATTTGCCCAGAAACGCCCCGCTAAAAAGCGTACCAACAGAAGACCTACTACCACCCAGCAGCAACAACCAGCACAGGTAGCGCCGCAGCAATCCAGCCAGCAGGATAATGTGGCAAGTCAGCCTGCTCCAGATACTACCCAACGCAAGGCTTTTGATCCTAACAAACCCTTTGAAAGGCCGCTTGATGGGTATTATAAAAAGAACAATATTCTAAATGCGAAGGTTACGCCGCTGCCTAACCTGCGCGAAAATGATGTGGTTTTTGCTAAGCGTGTATGGCGCGAAATTGATATCCGCGAAAAAATGAACCAGTACATGGCTTCGCCAAAAAGCAGGTTGATTGATATTTTGCTGAACGCGATTTCTGCAGGCGAGTTAACTGCTTATGACCCAACCCCAACTAAAGACGATCCGGGAGGCGATGCCTTTACAGTTCCGCTTAGTGCCGGTGGTGCCAAGTCAAAAATGGCTGACAGCTCTGTGGTTGACAGATTTGATAAGGATGGAAATAAAATTGGTTCCGAGTTACGTGCAGGTGAGTTTAACCCCGACAGTGTTGTGAAGTTCCGCATTAAAGAGGATTGGGTTTTTGATAAGCAACGCTCCGTATTTGAACCGCGAATTGTAGGTATAGCGCCATTAGTTAAACCTAAAGCAGGTAACCTTGATCTGGATTATCAACCCGCTTTCTGGGTTTATTTCCCCGAAGCAAGACCGATACTGGCCACTAAAGAAGTGGTTAGCCGCAACAGTGATGCAACCGGCTTGAGCTTTGACGATATTTTCATGAAAAGGATATTTACCAGTTATATTGTTAAAGAAAGTAACGATAAGGACGAACGTATAAAAGATTACGCCCAGGGTATTGATAAGCTTTACGAATCGGAGAGGATCAAAAAATCTCTTATGGATTGGGAGCTTAACCTCTGGTCATACTAA
- the uvrC gene encoding excinuclease ABC subunit UvrC, protein MNQFDYRAALKNIPHKPGVYQYWDSEKELIYIGKAKDLRNRVGSYFNQDIHVNAKTRVLVSKIRNITFTIVDTEVDAWLLENSMIKKHQPRYNVLLKDDKTYPWIIIKNENFPRIFWTRRIVKDGSKYLGPYASISMMHNILGLIKETYPLRTCNLPLTRENIDKGKFKVCLEYQLGNCKGPCQNYQTENDYDNGIEEIKDILNGKIGAVLRRLKGEMDLAVAEYNYELAHRLKRKFDLLENYQSKSTVVNSSITDVDVFSIASEDKIAFVNFLKVMNGTIIQTQTIELKKRLDESDEELLTLAISEFRSRYNSDSKEIIVPFDIDLEDHPGIKFTVPKLGEKRKLLDLSQKNVMFFKKEKIDQYERLNPEIRTERLLTQMMKDLRMNQLPRHIECFDNSNFQGKYPVSAIVVFKDAKPSKKDYRHFHVKTVEGPNDFATMEEAVHRRYRRMLDEGTELPQLIIIDGGKGQLSSAMHSLKLLGIDKQVTVIGIAKRLEELYYPNDQYPMYLDKKSETLKVIQHLRDEAHRFGITFHRKIRDKGTLATELELIDGIGKTTAEKLLKYFKSVKKIREANEEALLEVVNLKQAKAILGYFGNEAAESQSN, encoded by the coding sequence ATGAACCAATTCGACTACAGAGCGGCATTAAAAAATATACCTCACAAACCCGGTGTATATCAGTACTGGGATAGTGAGAAAGAACTGATATATATTGGTAAGGCTAAAGATCTGCGCAACCGTGTTGGTTCTTATTTTAACCAGGATATACACGTAAATGCCAAAACAAGGGTTTTGGTATCCAAAATACGTAATATCACTTTTACCATTGTTGATACCGAGGTGGATGCCTGGCTGCTGGAAAACAGCATGATCAAAAAGCACCAGCCACGATACAACGTATTGCTCAAGGATGATAAAACCTATCCCTGGATCATTATCAAGAACGAGAATTTTCCGCGTATTTTCTGGACCCGTCGTATTGTAAAGGACGGCTCAAAATACCTGGGGCCTTATGCCTCTATTAGTATGATGCATAATATCCTCGGGCTTATTAAAGAAACCTATCCCCTGCGTACCTGCAACCTGCCGCTTACCCGCGAAAATATTGACAAAGGGAAGTTTAAGGTTTGCCTGGAATACCAGTTGGGCAATTGTAAAGGGCCATGCCAGAACTACCAGACCGAAAATGATTATGATAATGGCATTGAAGAGATCAAAGATATCCTGAACGGTAAGATCGGCGCTGTGTTGCGTCGTCTTAAAGGAGAAATGGATTTAGCCGTTGCTGAATATAACTATGAACTGGCCCATCGCTTAAAAAGGAAGTTTGACCTGCTGGAAAACTACCAGAGCAAATCTACCGTTGTAAATTCTTCAATAACCGATGTAGACGTTTTCAGTATCGCGTCTGAGGATAAAATAGCCTTTGTTAACTTTTTAAAGGTGATGAACGGCACTATTATCCAAACGCAAACCATTGAACTAAAAAAACGACTGGACGAAAGTGATGAGGAATTGCTTACGCTGGCCATATCCGAGTTCAGGAGCCGCTATAACAGCGATTCGAAAGAGATCATCGTTCCTTTTGATATCGATTTGGAAGATCATCCCGGTATCAAATTCACTGTCCCAAAACTGGGCGAAAAAAGGAAACTGCTTGATCTGTCGCAAAAGAATGTGATGTTCTTTAAAAAGGAAAAAATTGACCAGTACGAAAGACTGAACCCCGAGATCCGGACAGAGCGTTTGCTCACGCAGATGATGAAGGATCTGCGCATGAACCAGTTGCCCCGTCATATCGAGTGTTTTGATAACTCCAACTTTCAGGGCAAATATCCGGTTTCGGCAATTGTGGTATTTAAGGATGCCAAGCCATCAAAAAAAGACTACCGGCATTTCCACGTAAAAACCGTTGAAGGGCCGAATGACTTTGCCACCATGGAAGAGGCTGTACACCGCCGCTACCGTCGTATGCTTGATGAGGGAACCGAATTGCCGCAGCTCATCATTATCGACGGTGGTAAAGGCCAACTGTCATCTGCCATGCACAGCCTCAAGTTGTTGGGCATTGATAAACAGGTAACCGTTATCGGTATTGCCAAACGCTTGGAAGAGCTGTATTACCCGAACGACCAGTACCCGATGTATCTTGACAAAAAATCCGAAACCCTGAAAGTGATCCAGCACCTGCGCGATGAGGCGCACCGTTTTGGCATTACCTTTCACCGTAAAATACGCGATAAAGGCACCCTGGCCACCGAACTGGAACTGATTGATGGCATAGGTAAAACCACCGCCGAAAAACTCCTGAAATACTTTAAATCAGTAAAAAAGATACGCGAAGCCAATGAAGAGGCATTGCTTGAAGTAGTAAACCTGAAACAGGCAAAAGCTATTTTAGGGTACTTTGGCAACGAAGCTGCGGAAAGTCAAAGTAATTAA
- a CDS encoding DUF4271 domain-containing protein, with product MRSLVWCFLLVLFGCSAAFAQQDTTAADSTKAVTTRTIKSGGGSLLDSVAHAMQARKLFVADSLAMRYIHAPDSTTNTEFADSLLAHSLYKGYGFLDMHLKSKSLVKDGHTRPLRDPWIIVIIICLLLYTAILNIALNKDVGYVLQSFYSKRILSQAGKEEGFVSSWAFLGLFLLFCLTFGLFLYQLAAYKGVYYIIGGSRLFLSLTVAIIVLFALKFLVLKFLGFVFNINRLVSEYLNILHLTYFNIAFIFLPVVICFSLLGSLYIPALLTVTLIIVIIIFVWQYLRSSVNIISTFRFHKFYLFTYLCALEICPILILIKALNIRI from the coding sequence ATGCGTTCGCTTGTCTGGTGCTTTCTGTTGGTTTTATTCGGTTGTTCTGCAGCGTTTGCGCAGCAGGACACTACAGCAGCAGATAGCACTAAAGCGGTAACAACCAGAACAATAAAAAGCGGCGGCGGTTCCCTGCTCGATTCGGTGGCACATGCTATGCAGGCACGTAAACTGTTTGTTGCCGACTCGCTGGCCATGCGTTACATCCACGCCCCCGACTCAACAACCAATACCGAATTTGCCGATAGTTTGCTGGCACATAGCCTCTATAAAGGATATGGGTTTTTGGATATGCACCTCAAATCAAAAAGTTTGGTTAAAGATGGCCATACCCGCCCCCTGCGTGATCCCTGGATAATTGTGATCATTATATGTTTATTGCTATACACCGCTATACTAAACATAGCGCTAAATAAGGATGTGGGCTATGTATTGCAATCATTTTACAGTAAGCGCATATTGTCGCAGGCTGGCAAAGAGGAAGGCTTTGTGAGCTCATGGGCATTTTTGGGTTTGTTTTTATTGTTTTGTTTAACTTTCGGCCTTTTTTTATATCAGCTTGCTGCCTATAAAGGTGTTTACTATATAATTGGCGGCAGCCGTCTTTTTTTATCACTTACAGTAGCGATTATAGTCCTATTTGCATTAAAGTTTCTGGTGCTCAAGTTTTTAGGATTTGTATTTAATATAAACCGTTTGGTAAGCGAATACCTGAACATATTGCATCTTACTTATTTTAATATAGCGTTTATATTTCTGCCGGTGGTAATTTGTTTCAGTTTGCTGGGCAGTCTATATATACCCGCTTTACTTACAGTAACGCTCATAATAGTCATTATTATATTTGTATGGCAATACCTGAGGAGCAGCGTAAATATAATTTCTACCTTTCGATTTCATAAGTTTTATTTATTTACGTATCTTTGTGCCCTCGAAATTTGCCCTATTTTGATTTTAATAAAGGCATTGAATATTAGAATTTAG
- the porK gene encoding T9SS ring complex lipoprotein PorK/GldK, whose product MKQIYLLIVVLAGGILSGCGKGGDRGELTGVPQRSFRSEVPYGMVYIPGGTFLMGQTDQDVTFAQIAQTKQVTVPPFFMDQTEISNSQYKQFVYWVRDSIAITNYINDNKYYIQPKGAGANDNASGKKFINWAYVKKNPIWSTKKGQAGNASKLQGMYYQGEDRVFDTNEIDIRLLKYNYSLMVLRDAANYKNDKTKRRSDFILHDTVTVYPDTLVWLSDFSYAANEPMVEGYFSHPAFRNYPVVGVTWRQARAFTVWRTRYNEAYKASRRLPRRLPYELPTEAQFEYAARGGRVGTDYPWGGPYIKNAKGCLLANFKPGRGNYTDDGGAYTVNVRSYFPNDYGLYNMAGNVAEWTSSTFDESASSFVHDLSPTFNYEAKSTDPEVLKRKVVRGGSWKDIGYFLQNATRTYEYQDTAKSYIGFRCVTQYLGRDIKDKR is encoded by the coding sequence ATGAAGCAGATATACTTATTAATAGTTGTTTTAGCTGGGGGGATATTGAGCGGTTGCGGAAAAGGTGGCGACAGGGGAGAATTAACCGGGGTGCCGCAACGGTCGTTCAGGTCAGAAGTGCCTTATGGTATGGTGTATATTCCGGGCGGTACTTTTCTGATGGGGCAAACCGATCAGGATGTAACTTTCGCGCAGATAGCGCAAACCAAGCAGGTTACCGTGCCACCATTTTTTATGGATCAGACCGAGATCTCCAATAGCCAGTACAAGCAGTTTGTTTATTGGGTGCGCGACTCCATAGCTATTACCAATTACATTAACGACAACAAGTATTATATACAGCCAAAGGGCGCCGGGGCAAATGATAATGCCTCGGGCAAAAAATTCATCAACTGGGCTTATGTAAAAAAGAATCCTATCTGGAGCACAAAAAAAGGGCAAGCCGGAAATGCCTCAAAATTGCAGGGGATGTATTACCAGGGTGAAGACCGGGTTTTCGACACCAATGAAATTGATATTCGTTTATTAAAATACAATTACTCTTTAATGGTACTGCGCGATGCGGCCAATTATAAGAATGATAAAACCAAAAGGCGTTCTGACTTTATTTTGCACGATACGGTAACCGTTTATCCCGATACGCTGGTTTGGCTGAGCGATTTTTCGTACGCTGCCAATGAACCAATGGTTGAAGGGTATTTTTCACATCCGGCTTTCCGCAACTATCCGGTGGTAGGCGTAACATGGAGACAGGCAAGGGCCTTTACCGTATGGCGCACCCGTTATAACGAAGCCTATAAAGCTTCGCGCCGTTTACCGCGCCGCCTGCCATATGAACTGCCTACCGAGGCACAGTTTGAATATGCAGCCCGAGGTGGCAGGGTAGGTACCGATTACCCATGGGGCGGCCCCTATATTAAAAACGCTAAAGGCTGCTTGCTGGCCAACTTTAAACCGGGACGTGGTAATTATACCGACGATGGCGGGGCATACACAGTAAATGTACGCTCTTATTTTCCCAACGATTATGGATTGTACAACATGGCCGGTAACGTGGCCGAATGGACATCGTCAACATTTGACGAATCGGCGTCATCATTTGTGCATGACCTGTCGCCAACATTTAATTATGAAGCTAAATCCACTGATCCTGAAGTGCTTAAACGCAAAGTAGTACGTGGCGGGTCATGGAAGGATATAGGGTATTTCCTTCAGAATGCAACCCGCACTTATGAATACCAGGATACCGCTAAGTCATACATTGGTTTCCGCTGTGTAACTCAATACCTGGGCCGGGATATTAAAGACAAACGATAA
- the porL gene encoding type IX secretion system motor protein PorL/GldL produces MAGKKKPFGVGNFISFGATIVIVGLLFKIQHWPMASLFITLGLGMEVILFAVLGFQREDKDIDWVRVYPELSEDFNGELPKASARPISSGASSTQALDKMLEDAKIGPELVRSLGDGLRTFGDKVAAISRVTDAGEATITFTEKVKNAGASYDKLSNAFEKASVNLAEMANSNIDSKTYHEQVNKLGRNLSELNAVYELELQDSSAHLKSMNNFYKNLALTMNNFNESLDDSKQFKEEVGRLAKNLASLNAIYGNMLTAMNQPRVN; encoded by the coding sequence ATGGCAGGGAAGAAAAAACCATTTGGAGTTGGAAACTTTATATCATTTGGGGCAACTATAGTGATTGTTGGTTTGCTGTTTAAAATACAACACTGGCCAATGGCATCATTGTTTATAACACTTGGGCTGGGGATGGAAGTAATACTATTTGCTGTATTAGGTTTCCAAAGAGAAGATAAAGATATTGACTGGGTACGTGTTTACCCGGAACTAAGCGAAGATTTTAATGGCGAATTACCTAAGGCATCAGCAAGGCCAATCAGCAGTGGTGCGTCAAGCACCCAAGCCTTAGATAAAATGCTTGAAGATGCTAAAATAGGTCCTGAACTGGTACGCAGTCTTGGTGATGGCTTAAGAACATTTGGCGACAAAGTTGCAGCCATATCAAGAGTTACTGATGCGGGCGAAGCTACCATTACTTTTACCGAAAAGGTGAAAAATGCCGGGGCAAGTTATGACAAATTGAGCAATGCATTTGAAAAGGCATCGGTAAATTTAGCCGAAATGGCCAATTCCAATATCGATTCAAAAACTTATCATGAACAGGTAAACAAACTGGGCCGTAACCTTTCTGAATTAAACGCGGTTTATGAACTGGAACTGCAGGATTCAAGTGCTCATTTAAAATCAATGAACAACTTTTACAAGAATCTTGCTTTAACTATGAACAACTTTAACGAGTCGTTAGATGATTCAAAACAGTTTAAGGAAGAAGTTGGGCGCTTAGCAAAAAACCTGGCATCATTAAATGCTATTTATGGTAATATGCTTACTGCAATGAACCAGCCACGTGTTAATTAA
- the porM gene encoding type IX secretion system motor protein PorM/GldM → MAGGKETPRQRMIGILYLVLLGLIALNVPDSLLDAFKNITNSLDQSRNNVTTSLQSTYSAFEATKLKEQPEKAQQLLTQAKSASKTADELNGYIEELKAELIKRGGGINSETGDVDSRESLDISPEVMINAKKADVLKGKIESTRAHLLQLLGKDSTGVNFSLNAIGPKKKSWQQAYFGDGIPLGAALTTLAKIQADTKNAENEVVKKILGKVDVAQVTLNQFKAVAVAPSSYVLAGQQYKAEIYLTAYDQNSNPAITVGGSSVPTSNGVGIYTTTASGEGMHTWTGNLSVKQLEGGSKNYPISGSYMVAKPSAVVSPDKMNVLYIGVPNPLSVSAPGVPKESMKVSMSGGSISGSGGHYTATVSSIGTAKVTVLGDKGMVLGTSDFRVKRIPDPKPQFAGKSGGNTSAANIRAQDRLFAKLENFDFDAKFNVTRFTLLVVKPRQDAIIMSGSGGELTGAMRAAMNTITPGSTVIFKDIVAVGPDGTPRGLDPIVLSAN, encoded by the coding sequence ATGGCCGGAGGTAAGGAAACCCCAAGACAGCGAATGATAGGTATATTATACCTGGTGCTTTTAGGCCTGATAGCCTTAAATGTACCTGATAGCCTCTTGGATGCTTTTAAGAATATCACAAACAGTTTAGATCAGTCGAGAAATAACGTTACAACCAGTTTACAGAGCACATACTCAGCGTTTGAGGCCACTAAATTGAAGGAACAGCCAGAAAAAGCCCAGCAGCTATTAACACAAGCTAAAAGTGCAAGTAAAACAGCTGATGAATTAAACGGATATATTGAAGAATTAAAGGCGGAGTTAATTAAAAGAGGTGGAGGGATTAATTCTGAAACCGGCGATGTAGATTCCAGGGAAAGCCTTGACATATCTCCGGAAGTAATGATCAATGCAAAAAAGGCAGATGTACTGAAAGGGAAAATTGAAAGTACAAGAGCGCATTTGCTGCAATTATTAGGTAAGGATAGTACGGGGGTTAATTTTTCCCTAAACGCCATAGGCCCTAAAAAGAAAAGCTGGCAACAGGCATATTTTGGCGATGGTATTCCATTGGGGGCTGCCTTAACAACGTTAGCAAAAATTCAGGCCGATACAAAAAATGCGGAAAACGAAGTGGTGAAAAAGATATTAGGCAAGGTTGATGTTGCGCAGGTTACTTTAAACCAGTTTAAAGCGGTTGCGGTTGCGCCAAGCAGTTATGTTTTGGCCGGTCAGCAATATAAAGCGGAGATTTATTTAACCGCATACGATCAAAATTCCAACCCTGCTATTACCGTAGGTGGCTCGTCCGTACCAACATCAAACGGCGTGGGTATTTATACAACTACTGCGAGCGGTGAAGGCATGCATACCTGGACAGGTAATTTGTCTGTAAAGCAATTGGAAGGCGGTTCAAAAAATTACCCGATCAGCGGTAGCTACATGGTAGCTAAGCCATCAGCAGTGGTATCGCCTGATAAAATGAACGTATTGTATATTGGTGTACCTAACCCGCTTTCAGTTTCAGCACCGGGTGTGCCTAAAGAGAGCATGAAAGTAAGTATGTCTGGTGGTTCTATCAGTGGCAGTGGTGGTCATTACACCGCTACGGTAAGCAGCATAGGTACTGCCAAGGTCACTGTTTTGGGCGATAAGGGAATGGTATTAGGTACTTCAGATTTTCGTGTAAAACGTATCCCTGATCCAAAACCACAATTTGCCGGCAAAAGCGGTGGGAATACCAGTGCGGCCAACATCCGCGCGCAGGATAGACTTTTTGCCAAGTTGGAAAATTTTGATTTTGATGCTAAATTTAACGTAACGCGTTTTACGCTGCTTGTTGTAAAACCACGTCAGGATGCTATTATTATGTCGGGCTCAGGCGGGGAATTAACAGGTGCTATGCGTGCCGCGATGAATACTATTACACCGGGTTCTACTGTTATATTTAAAGATATTGTTGCAGTTGGTCCCGATGGAACACCAAGAGGACTTGATCCCATTGTATTATCCGCAAATTAA
- a CDS encoding transglycosylase domain-containing protein, which translates to MRTTKPKLTQQDIRHYNWYIWRLVIAGFVFVAAMIALTIFDVFGQLPSFRDLENPKSNQASEVISSDKKVLGTYYIQNRSNVTYKELSPNVINALVATEDKRFYDHSGIDFGRSFTIFLHLLVGQKEGGSTITQQLALNLFSERAANPFKRVIQKMQEWVTAVKLERHYTKQEILTMYLNTVDFGAYNTYGIKSAARTYFNTTPDKLTPDQAALLIGMVNGPGIYSPTRHPENALRRRNLVLNRMVEQGYLSSGQLEEFKQKPLGLDFRPNNHFDGPAPYFRSVLKKELQKLFKEQSINRPDGSPYDLDRDGLKIYTTIDATMQQYAEESQQEYMRNLQVQFNDHWRGKNLVKNIHNYKYLINLGMLRSDRYKMLKAQGMSDEDIKTNFNTKDKLNLFTWHGDIDTLMKPIDSIVYCKMMLRNAMMSMDPTTGYVKAWVGGTNFEHFKYDQVKNGTRQVGSTAKPFTYAVAIDNGFSPCMKINNVPDTIRGYGAPWCPRSSPSETLPGFITLRQALAHSQNWVTANVMGQVKPEPVVELIKKMGVTSAVPPYPSICLGTFDASVFEMTAAYSVFANHGLWTEPTYILRIEDKNGNVLYTHTPKVVQAMNPQTAYVMTYMLKGVIQDGTGSRLQWKYKLNNPIGGKTGTTNANSDGWFIGITPQLVTGLWTGCEDRDIAFQSTRLGEGANSALPIFALYMKKVYANAALGIKKNVDFDAPKNGVSIVMDCNQYNQQQQGAEEVDKKLGF; encoded by the coding sequence ATGAGAACGACTAAGCCTAAGCTTACCCAACAGGATATAAGACATTATAATTGGTATATATGGCGATTAGTAATAGCCGGCTTTGTGTTTGTTGCGGCCATGATAGCCCTTACTATTTTTGACGTATTTGGCCAGCTGCCATCATTCCGCGATCTGGAAAACCCTAAAAGTAACCAGGCATCGGAAGTAATATCGTCTGATAAAAAGGTTTTGGGCACTTATTATATACAAAACCGCTCAAACGTAACTTACAAAGAATTATCACCTAACGTGATCAACGCGCTGGTTGCCACCGAAGACAAACGTTTTTACGATCATTCAGGTATCGATTTTGGGCGCAGCTTTACTATATTTCTGCATCTGCTTGTAGGCCAAAAAGAAGGAGGTAGTACTATTACACAACAATTGGCGCTTAACCTGTTTTCGGAAAGGGCAGCCAATCCGTTTAAACGCGTCATTCAAAAGATGCAGGAATGGGTAACCGCCGTTAAACTGGAGCGTCATTATACCAAACAGGAAATTCTGACCATGTACCTCAACACCGTTGACTTTGGTGCTTATAATACGTATGGAATTAAATCGGCGGCACGTACTTATTTTAATACCACACCAGATAAGCTTACCCCAGATCAGGCTGCATTACTGATAGGGATGGTTAACGGCCCGGGTATTTACTCGCCCACAAGGCATCCCGAAAACGCGCTGCGACGCCGTAACCTGGTGCTGAACCGTATGGTTGAGCAAGGCTACTTAAGCAGCGGACAGCTCGAAGAGTTTAAACAAAAACCACTCGGGCTCGATTTTCGCCCCAACAATCACTTTGACGGCCCTGCACCTTATTTCAGATCGGTATTGAAAAAGGAACTGCAAAAACTATTTAAGGAGCAAAGTATCAATCGCCCTGATGGCAGCCCATATGATCTTGATCGCGACGGCCTTAAAATATATACCACTATTGATGCCACCATGCAGCAATACGCCGAGGAATCGCAGCAGGAATATATGCGCAACCTGCAGGTGCAGTTCAATGATCACTGGCGCGGCAAAAACCTGGTTAAAAATATTCATAATTATAAATACCTTATTAATCTGGGTATGCTGCGGTCAGACCGTTATAAAATGCTGAAAGCCCAGGGCATGAGTGACGAGGACATTAAAACAAACTTTAATACCAAAGATAAACTGAACCTGTTTACCTGGCATGGCGACATCGACACGCTGATGAAACCTATAGATTCTATTGTTTACTGTAAAATGATGCTCCGTAATGCAATGATGAGCATGGACCCAACAACAGGATATGTAAAAGCATGGGTTGGCGGCACCAATTTTGAACATTTCAAGTATGACCAGGTTAAAAACGGAACCAGGCAGGTGGGTTCAACAGCAAAGCCATTTACTTATGCGGTAGCTATTGACAATGGCTTTTCGCCTTGCATGAAGATCAATAACGTACCCGATACCATCAGGGGGTACGGAGCGCCATGGTGCCCGCGTTCGTCGCCGTCGGAGACGCTGCCGGGCTTTATTACGTTACGCCAGGCTTTAGCACATTCGCAAAACTGGGTAACCGCCAACGTTATGGGGCAGGTTAAGCCGGAACCGGTGGTTGAGCTGATCAAGAAAATGGGCGTTACCAGCGCGGTGCCTCCCTATCCATCTATTTGCCTGGGAACATTTGATGCTTCGGTTTTTGAAATGACCGCCGCTTACTCGGTATTTGCAAATCACGGTTTGTGGACGGAGCCAACTTATATATTGCGCATTGAAGATAAAAACGGGAATGTGCTGTATACCCATACACCAAAAGTAGTACAGGCCATGAACCCCCAAACGGCTTATGTAATGACCTATATGCTTAAAGGCGTAATACAGGATGGCACCGGCTCAAGGCTGCAATGGAAATATAAGCTTAACAACCCTATCGGTGGTAAAACAGGTACAACCAACGCCAACTCCGATGGCTGGTTCATTGGCATTACCCCCCAGCTGGTTACCGGACTTTGGACAGGCTGCGAAGACCGCGATATCGCATTTCAATCAACCCGTCTTGGCGAAGGGGCCAACAGCGCTTTGCCTATATTTGCCTTGTACATGAAAAAGGTATATGCCAACGCCGCACTGGGTATTAAAAAGAATGTTGATTTTGATGCTCCTAAAAATGGTGTGAGTATAGTGATGGATTGTAACCAATACAACCAGCAGCAGCAAGGCGCCGAAGAAGTTGATAAGAAACTGGGATTCTAA